A stretch of DNA from Papaver somniferum cultivar HN1 unplaced genomic scaffold, ASM357369v1 unplaced-scaffold_79, whole genome shotgun sequence:
TATTGCACCTAAAGTGTTCACAATTCGCAACATATTACAACTTTTTTTCACCTAAAATATCCTTTAAGCTTTTATCTGGAAGCAACTTCTTACTCCAGCTACTCTGTTGCTTCTTTCCTTTGTTGATCACAAAGCTATCGCCAACAGTTCCCGTATTTGAGATGACAAACTGAAAGAAACGGACAAAAGAGCAAACATGTAAAAGTTTGATAGAATTATCAGAATTCACCTTTAGATATGATATATATGCACTAACCTCTATTTTTAACTCTTCCTTTGTCGCATGCCCTCTAATATATCCGAATTCTGTATGCCTTGATAAACTCCAACCATCGTAAATATGCCACAGTAACATAAAATCAGAAGTTTTGAGATTTTCTCATATCCTGAATGCCGAACGCAAACTACAATCTTTATCTGAATTCGATCCCCTCAAAACTGTCATTTTTCACAATATGTCATAGCTACACTTACTTGGTTCTCAGAAAACTTGTCCAATTTGAAGCCTGCCGTACCAATAACTACATGGACTGGAGCAGTATAATTGGTATTATCATACGTGTCAATCCCATCTCCACCTTTTATAGGCATGGCTTTACAATCTTTTTGAAAGACATCACAGGTTCTCTCATAGTTATGTACATGACCGCACAAAGCAAGATCCACCTAATCATGCGGATCGAAATACTTTGAAACTTCAGTATACCATATTATGGATGATAAAATTTTACCTAAACACATATCTCAATTATTTTTACCTTATTCTTAAGTAGTAATGGCTCCACCGCATCAGTAAACCTGCCATCCACATTGCCAGGATAGGATGAATACATAGGTCGGTGCCTGTAAAAGCAGCTCAATTACTTCTTTATTGTGCATTTCTGCGTTCTTTAACTTGGTACTTATAGTTTTGCAACTGAGAATAATATTAGATTGTACTTACCCTGTAAAAATTACCCAAGGTGTTTTCGAGCGATCAACCGATGCTAAGTCATTTCCAATCCATTCATACTGCCAAGAACAGAAAAAAACAGGAAGAAACATTAAATATTTAGCATGTAAATAATAAGAATTATGTCTTACGTGGGCATTCAACAGTCATTCACACAAGTCTACCTGCTCGGAGTTCTCAGTCCACGGATGCTCAGTTGAGATTACAGTGAAGTGAATGCTGGCTTGGTTGATTGAGTACCAAGGTTTGTCTTTCGCAGATGTGGGCATAGGAAAATAGGCCTCATAAGCAACTCCACATTCTCCACCAGAATCTGGGGTTATATAAACAGATCCAGAGTTTATGTAGTCTCTGGTATACGTTACGAGCTCGTTAGTTATTTCTCAGTAAGTTGTATTTGGACTTAAATGGTTACTTAGGAAATTGTAAGTGGATGTGTGAGTGCTATTTCCATACCTCTCATGGTTGCCAATTGCTGTCATGTAGGTGACATGAGAAGCAACAGGCTGGATCATGCTAAGGAAATAGTCCCACTCTACCAGGAAACCAGTGGCATAACTTATGTCTCCGATATGAAAGACTGAGTCCACCTCTCCTGATTCTACTTCTTTCGCCATGGCTTCAATCACCGAAAGAGATCCAGGCTACTACGAAGAAAGAAAATCACGAGACAATTGATCAAATACATGCGTGTTTGGCAATATGGGTAACGGCGTCTTTCAAATGAAATTCTACCAACGAGTCCCAAGGGGATAACGTCAATAATAAGAGTTAAATGAGTACCATttctatttaattttttttaattagcaCCTGAATGTAGTGCTCAATGGACCCGTCTAGAGGGGCCTTTCCCATATCCCCGAAGGCAAGGAATTGAAGTTCGTCTGAACCCCCTGCGGGTGGGGTCCTGAATTTTGTTTCATTACTCCAGCCTACTGAATCACTGCACATATGGAATTTCAGAATATATATTTGTTcactaaagcaaaaaaaaaaaaaaatcgatgaccCAACTAACAAGAAGACATATGTTTTACCTGCCATATCTGTAGGAGTAGGTGGTTGATGGTTGAAGGTCAGTCATCACAGCTGAATGAATGTAACCAGGGTCATGCCATCCGAAATCAATAGCTGGACTTTTTATTGGTGAATCTGTATAGAGAGACGTTTTAGAAGCATTATACACAGATTTGAAGCATTTTATTCATTTCACTAGATTTCGGTTAGTTACTGTTAAACAAACATTAAGAGACTTACCACACATCTCCTTTTGAGTAAACGTATTAGCATCTGATGCATGTGAATTTCCATCCCCATACTGAACCTGTTGAGGTTCTTTATCTCCACTTACCCATGTCAATTTCATCTGCACGGCACGAATTTAttaacaagaagaaagaaaaaaacatcaaattagCGATACAAGCTGTAGGAGATATAATAAATTTTACCGATGTCCCGGATGAATCAATGCTGGAGAGATgaccatataaaggagaattTGGATTAGCAAATTTCATAGGGCTTGACCTTTTTAAAATGCAAGGTGTCTCGAAGCCTCCAGCGAAAAACACAAATTCGATGTCTGTTCTTATATTAACAACATGGAACGTAACGGATCCACTGCAAGTATGCAGTACACATTTACCCGATTCTTCCTTTTTGCATTCTTTTGTCTTGCAACCAAGATAAGAAGGATCCGCGCTCAAATATTGAGCCTGCAAAGTCATAGTACCAAAACAATTTTCAGATATCACAAACTACATAACAATGAATATGACAAAAGTTGCAGTTTCAATTACCTTGACAGGATAATGGCAAAGAAGAGGCAGCTTGCTAAGATCCCCAGTCTGCTCGTAAAACAATCCACTTAAAGCACAAGAAGAGACACTGCCAATGTAGTTATCAACCCCATTTAGTTCAACTACATACAAAAATATACATAGAATAGTTTCTTATTCGGTTTAGCCTAACTTACTATGAACTTGAAGGTGAGATCATTGCCAACCAATCAGAATCCGAAGGAATTAAAACACCAGAAACAGTAACAGTTATGTTTTCTTCGTTCAAAAGTCCCGACTGTGATGAAGAACTGAAATTAACTTGTAGAAATGGGTTTGGATCAGGACATTCGAATAAAGTTCTTCGATTTAGCATTCGAAACTCTGAAATGGCCGTGTAAGGCTGAAAATATTCTGTTGTAGAATTCATCATTTCAACAGATGAACAAGAGAATAATGGAAACTGAAACAAAAAAGTAGTTATGGAGAAACTGTACAGAAAATGAGAACTTCTGTGCGGAAGATGAGACA
This window harbors:
- the LOC113344750 gene encoding probable inactive purple acid phosphatase 27, encoding MSHLPHRSSHFLYSFSITTFLFQFPLFSCSSVEMMNSTTEYFQPYTAISEFRMLNRRTLFECPDPNPFLQVNFSSSSQSGLLNEENITVTVSGVLIPSDSDWLAMISPSSSYVSSCALSGLFYEQTGDLSKLPLLCHYPVKAQYLSADPSYLGCKTKECKKEESGKCVLHTCSGSVTFHVVNIRTDIEFVFFAGGFETPCILKRSSPMKFANPNSPLYGHLSSIDSSGTSMKLTWVSGDKEPQQVQYGDGNSHASDANTFTQKEMCDSPIKSPAIDFGWHDPGYIHSAVMTDLQPSTTYSYRYGSDSVGWSNETKFRTPPAGGSDELQFLAFGDMGKAPLDGSIEHYIQPGSLSVIEAMAKEVESGEVDSVFHIGDISYATGFLVEWDYFLSMIQPVASHVTYMTAIGNHERDYINSGSVYITPDSGGECGVAYEAYFPMPTSAKDKPWYSINQASIHFTVISTEHPWTENSEQYEWIGNDLASVDRSKTPWVIFTGHRPMYSSYPGNVDGRFTDAVEPLLLKNKVDLALCGHVHNYERTCDVFQKDCKAMPIKGGDGIDTYDNTNYTAPVHVVIGTAGFKLDKFSENQIYDGWSLSRHTEFGYIRGHATKEELKIEFVISNTGTVGDSFVINKGKKQQSSWSKKLLPDKSLKDILGEKKL